A single Gemmatimonadota bacterium DNA region contains:
- a CDS encoding hydantoinase/oxoprolinase family protein: MAHRLGVDIGGTFTDFALVDNDSGELSTHKQLTTPSDPSLSVLTGIAALLSRTGVDISDVTVLSHGTTLVTNAVIERRGATTGMLVTRGFRDVLDIAMERRYDLFDLRLGFAEPVVPRDLRAELSERILFDGQVETPLNEKEVQAAVAHLVSAHGIEALAICFLHAYANPDHENQARDTVAKAFPDLHVSTSSDVLPFMREYERWSTTTINAYVRPLTDRYLERLETGLSTMGFDGRFLVMTSSGGMVTPEIARRYPVRLIESGPAAGALMAANLGQRIGEPNLLAFDMGGTTAKGALIRNGRPLRRYEFEVAREHDFKQGSGLPLRIPVIDMIEIGAGGGSIANVDERNLLAVGPKSAGAEPGPACYSQGGDNATLTDANLTLGYLVPEAFLGGNMILDSEAAHHAIDRNVTEPLRVDTIRAAWGVHEVINEDVARAFRTHAAEIGFDYRRCTMIAFGGSGPAHAIRIARKLRIPKVVFPVGAGVMSAIGLLMTPISYATLRSGRVNLEELDADGLDAGFNLVERQARCLLAEAGIDDAQIQIDRRLDMRYCGQGHEVEVPLPPGIDRNGIADLFRETYVKIFAATPIDTGIEIVNWKVEASGPEPEFADRYRPFSGALTSQEQVGEAGIFCDDATGLANCPVYDRYALDQGQRITGPALVQENEATTVLSVGDTIEVDDMGNLIATLAGETS; this comes from the coding sequence ATGGCCCATAGGCTTGGCGTCGATATCGGCGGCACCTTTACTGACTTCGCACTGGTCGATAACGACTCCGGCGAACTCTCAACACACAAGCAATTGACCACACCGTCCGATCCATCGCTCAGCGTTCTGACCGGAATTGCAGCACTACTCAGCCGAACCGGCGTCGATATCTCCGACGTCACCGTCCTGTCACACGGCACGACGCTCGTCACGAATGCCGTCATCGAACGCCGCGGCGCGACGACCGGCATGTTGGTCACCAGGGGCTTCCGCGATGTCCTGGATATCGCCATGGAGCGTCGCTACGATTTGTTCGACCTGCGACTGGGTTTTGCAGAGCCAGTCGTCCCGCGGGATCTGCGCGCCGAGCTTTCGGAACGCATCCTATTTGATGGGCAGGTTGAGACACCCTTGAATGAAAAAGAGGTTCAAGCGGCCGTCGCACACCTGGTTTCTGCGCATGGGATAGAGGCTCTGGCCATCTGTTTCTTGCATGCCTATGCCAATCCGGATCACGAAAACCAGGCCCGAGACACTGTCGCGAAGGCATTTCCCGACCTGCATGTTAGCACCTCGTCCGACGTACTGCCCTTCATGCGGGAATATGAACGCTGGTCGACAACCACGATCAACGCGTATGTGCGCCCGCTGACCGATCGCTATCTCGAACGCCTGGAGACCGGACTGTCCACCATGGGATTTGATGGTCGTTTTCTGGTGATGACATCGTCTGGCGGCATGGTCACGCCTGAAATCGCGCGGCGCTATCCGGTGCGGCTTATCGAGTCGGGGCCGGCCGCCGGCGCCCTCATGGCGGCCAATTTGGGACAGCGAATTGGCGAACCCAATCTACTGGCATTTGACATGGGCGGGACGACGGCAAAGGGCGCCCTAATCCGCAATGGCCGCCCCCTGCGCCGCTACGAGTTCGAGGTGGCGCGAGAGCATGACTTCAAGCAAGGCAGCGGTCTCCCACTCCGTATCCCAGTGATCGACATGATTGAGATTGGTGCCGGTGGCGGGTCGATCGCCAATGTCGACGAACGCAATCTTTTGGCCGTTGGACCCAAGAGCGCCGGCGCGGAGCCCGGTCCAGCCTGTTATAGCCAGGGCGGCGACAACGCAACGTTGACGGATGCCAACCTGACCCTCGGCTATCTGGTTCCAGAGGCATTTCTTGGTGGGAATATGATCCTGGACAGCGAAGCCGCACATCATGCAATTGACCGGAATGTCACCGAACCACTTCGGGTCGACACGATCCGAGCTGCCTGGGGTGTTCATGAGGTCATCAACGAGGACGTCGCGCGGGCATTCCGCACCCATGCTGCGGAAATCGGCTTCGACTACCGCCGCTGCACAATGATCGCGTTTGGCGGATCCGGCCCGGCACACGCCATTCGTATTGCTCGAAAGCTGCGAATCCCAAAGGTGGTTTTCCCCGTCGGTGCTGGCGTGATGTCGGCGATTGGACTCTTGATGACTCCGATTTCCTATGCAACCTTGCGCTCTGGGCGGGTCAATCTCGAAGAATTGGATGCAGATGGCCTCGACGCCGGATTCAATCTGGTTGAACGCCAGGCACGTTGCCTCCTTGCAGAGGCCGGCATTGACGACGCGCAGATTCAAATTGACAGGCGGCTTGACATGCGGTATTGCGGCCAGGGCCACGAGGTTGAAGTGCCGCTTCCGCCGGGCATTGACCGCAATGGCATCGCCGATCTCTTTCGCGAAACCTATGTCAAGATTTTTGCCGCCACGCCAATCGATACCGGAATTGAGATCGTCAATTGGAAAGTGGAGGCGAGCGGACCTGAGCCGGAATTCGCAGATCGCTATCGCCCATTCAGCGGCGCTCTGACCTCACAAGAACAGGTTGGTGAGGCCGGTATCTTCTGCGACGACGCAACGGGACTTGCCAATTGTCCTGTCTACGATCGTTACGCCCTGGACCAGGGGCAGCGCATAACGGGTCCTGCCCTCGTCCAGGAGAATGAGGCAACAACCGTCCTGAGCGTTGGCGACACGATCGAAGTTGATGACATGGGCAACTTGATTGCGACATTGGCCGGAGAGACGTCATGA
- a CDS encoding hydantoinase B/oxoprolinase family protein, with protein MTQYDPVSLKILWDRLVSIADELVLSLVRTSFSMNVREGYDLSCMIFDARAHLVAQGSYSVPSFTGTAPQTIAHMLRAFPANTLKPGDVIATNDPWMGTGHLFDINVMRPVFLGDRLTGFTMSVTHLPDIGGKGMASDCTEVYHEGLRLPVCKLSDGGQLNELLLDIVRTNVRVPEQTVGDLMANVACNEVGGRALLEFMDEYGLDEIETLSDAINDHAEAAMCEHIAEIPDGSYANAIVIEGPGRPIQLAANVRVNGSHVAIDFTGTEGPVRASINVPFCYTRAQANYVIKCLTIPNLPNNAGAARPIDISAPDHCILNAQPPWPTGGRHSVGHFVVPLLMGAMAPALPDRVQADAAMMNVFSVQGRHRDGEEISSLFFLAGGLGAMLGQDGRAVTPAPSNMTVIPTEVWENRTSITIEKREILPDTGGDGKWRGGDGQEVVFRNDTGHLLEIALMGQRTEFAAKGLQGGDDGALRRYEVNGQLVDPKSRVELSPGDRISMREAGGGGFGSAAERRG; from the coding sequence ATGACCCAGTACGATCCCGTCAGTCTCAAGATCTTATGGGACCGCCTGGTCTCGATTGCCGACGAACTCGTCCTGTCGCTCGTCCGCACATCGTTCTCCATGAATGTTCGAGAGGGCTACGACCTGTCATGTATGATCTTTGACGCCAGGGCACACCTCGTGGCGCAGGGCAGCTACTCGGTGCCGTCCTTCACCGGAACGGCACCACAGACCATCGCTCACATGCTGCGTGCGTTTCCGGCCAACACGTTGAAACCCGGCGATGTCATCGCCACCAACGATCCATGGATGGGCACCGGTCACTTATTCGACATCAATGTCATGCGTCCGGTATTTCTTGGCGATCGCCTGACAGGGTTCACCATGAGTGTCACGCATCTGCCGGATATCGGCGGCAAAGGCATGGCGTCTGACTGCACGGAGGTGTACCACGAGGGCCTGCGCCTTCCCGTGTGCAAGCTAAGCGACGGTGGTCAGCTAAATGAACTCCTCCTCGATATCGTTCGCACCAACGTCCGCGTTCCGGAACAGACGGTTGGCGATTTGATGGCGAACGTCGCTTGTAACGAAGTCGGCGGGCGGGCCTTGCTGGAGTTCATGGACGAGTACGGTCTCGATGAGATCGAAACACTCTCCGACGCCATCAACGATCACGCCGAGGCCGCAATGTGCGAACACATCGCCGAGATCCCTGACGGCTCTTATGCCAATGCCATTGTAATTGAGGGGCCGGGCCGGCCAATTCAACTGGCCGCCAACGTCAGAGTAAACGGCAGTCATGTCGCCATAGATTTCACCGGCACTGAAGGCCCTGTGCGGGCCTCAATTAACGTGCCGTTCTGTTACACTCGCGCCCAGGCCAACTACGTGATCAAGTGTCTGACGATCCCCAATCTGCCGAACAATGCCGGCGCGGCACGACCGATCGATATCTCGGCACCCGATCATTGCATCCTCAATGCGCAACCGCCGTGGCCGACCGGTGGGCGACATTCGGTGGGTCACTTCGTTGTCCCGCTCTTGATGGGTGCCATGGCGCCGGCCCTGCCGGACCGTGTCCAGGCCGACGCCGCCATGATGAATGTCTTCAGCGTCCAGGGACGTCACCGTGACGGCGAGGAAATCTCCTCACTCTTCTTTCTCGCCGGCGGGCTCGGTGCCATGCTGGGGCAGGATGGCCGCGCCGTCACACCGGCGCCGTCCAACATGACTGTGATCCCCACGGAGGTCTGGGAAAACCGCACGTCCATCACCATCGAAAAGCGTGAGATCCTACCCGACACAGGCGGCGACGGGAAGTGGCGCGGCGGCGACGGCCAGGAAGTGGTCTTTCGTAATGACACAGGTCATCTCCTCGAGATCGCCCTAATGGGTCAGCGAACCGAATTTGCAGCCAAGGGGCTACAAGGCGGCGACGACGGGGCACTTCGCCGGTACGAAGTCAATGGTCAACTGGTCGACCCCAAATCGCGTGTCGAGCTGTCACCCGGTGATCGGATTTCGATGCGCGAGGCCGGCGGCGGCGGCTTTGGCTCAGCCGCCGAACGCAGGGGTTGA